The following are encoded in a window of Flavobacterium psychrotrophum genomic DNA:
- a CDS encoding SDR family oxidoreductase translates to MEKKTIFITGASSGLGKAAAKLFQSKGWNVIATMRHPEKETALGQLENVTLLPLDVTNSAQIKETVQKAASIHPIDVVLNNAGYGLIGPLEAFSDEQVTDQINTNLLGVINVSRAFTPAFREKRSGMFINVTSTFGLLSFPTCSVYSATKFAVDGFSEGLSHELAQFGVQVKIVAPGGMQTDFAGRSMHGAMHEAYGKLVEKVSEGYSAEQVANYTKAEDVAQVIFEAATDGKDQFRYIAGKDAIALYDERTAMGAEGQIAKIRAQFIF, encoded by the coding sequence ATGGAAAAGAAAACAATTTTTATTACCGGAGCTTCATCTGGGTTAGGCAAAGCAGCAGCTAAATTATTTCAAAGCAAAGGATGGAATGTTATCGCTACAATGCGCCATCCGGAAAAAGAGACCGCATTAGGCCAGTTGGAAAATGTGACCCTGCTGCCCTTGGATGTAACTAACAGCGCCCAAATTAAGGAAACCGTTCAAAAGGCAGCATCCATCCATCCGATTGATGTAGTGCTGAACAATGCCGGCTATGGGCTCATTGGCCCATTGGAAGCCTTTAGTGATGAACAGGTCACTGACCAGATCAACACCAACCTGCTTGGCGTCATTAATGTATCCCGCGCCTTTACACCTGCTTTCCGTGAAAAAAGGAGTGGCATGTTCATTAACGTGACCTCGACGTTTGGGCTGCTTAGCTTTCCAACCTGTAGTGTTTACAGTGCTACTAAATTTGCCGTTGATGGTTTTTCTGAAGGCCTTTCCCATGAATTAGCCCAGTTTGGCGTCCAGGTAAAAATAGTGGCGCCTGGTGGTATGCAGACCGATTTTGCAGGCCGTTCGATGCATGGTGCCATGCATGAGGCGTACGGCAAACTGGTGGAAAAGGTAAGTGAAGGGTATAGCGCCGAACAGGTTGCCAACTATACAAAAGCGGAAGATGTAGCACAGGTGATCTTTGAGGCAGCTACCGACGGCAAGGACCAGTTCCGGTACATAGCGGGTAAGGATGCCATAGCGCTATACGACGAGCGCACGGCAATGGGTGCCGAGGGACAGATAGCGAAAATTAGGGCTCAATTTATTTTTTAA
- a CDS encoding helix-turn-helix domain-containing protein, with product MKKHPVVMDSLSQLHKAMGQPKPLHPLISIINYGEAIFDPQDYEQGIVLNFYKISFKTNFSGKLRYGQGFYDFEEGGMSFISPGQILRMQEEEADYEGMSLHIHPDFLRNYPINSMIKQYGFFSYAAAEALYLSDKEKTKILSIFQFIKDELEERIDKFSQDVIISQIELLLNYSNRFYDRQFITRKAVNNDILARLEHLLDEYFNGEGTLLGGLPTVNSVAEQLSLTPRYLSDLLRSLTGQNTQQFIHGKLIEKAKEQLAKDTLTVAEVAYLLGFEHPQSFNKLFKSKTSLSPSDYKKSLLN from the coding sequence ATGAAAAAGCATCCCGTCGTTATGGACTCCTTGTCGCAGTTGCACAAGGCCATGGGGCAGCCAAAACCGCTGCATCCACTGATCAGCATCATAAATTATGGCGAAGCAATTTTTGACCCGCAAGATTACGAGCAGGGTATTGTCCTTAACTTTTACAAGATTTCCTTTAAGACCAATTTTTCAGGCAAGCTCAGGTATGGGCAGGGGTTTTATGATTTTGAGGAGGGCGGTATGTCGTTCATTTCGCCTGGCCAAATCCTGCGCATGCAGGAAGAGGAGGCGGACTATGAGGGCATGTCCCTGCATATCCACCCCGATTTCCTGCGCAACTATCCTATAAACTCAATGATCAAGCAGTACGGCTTCTTTAGTTATGCTGCTGCAGAAGCGCTTTATCTCTCGGATAAAGAGAAAACTAAGATACTCAGCATATTCCAGTTCATAAAAGATGAACTGGAGGAACGGATCGATAAGTTCAGCCAGGACGTAATCATTTCACAGATTGAATTGCTGCTCAACTACAGTAACCGCTTTTACGACCGCCAGTTCATTACCCGGAAAGCCGTGAATAACGATATCCTGGCCCGCCTTGAGCATTTACTGGATGAGTATTTTAACGGGGAGGGAACACTACTGGGCGGCCTGCCAACGGTAAATTCGGTGGCGGAACAACTCAGCCTCACCCCGAGATACCTAAGCGATCTCCTGCGCAGCCTTACCGGGCAGAACACCCAACAGTTTATCCATGGAAAGCTTATTGAAAAGGCGAAGGAACAGCTGGCAAAAGACACACTGACAGTAGCCGAAGTCGCTTACCTGCTGGGCTTTGAGCACCCACAGTCCTTTAACAAGCTGTTTAAAAGCAAGACCTCACTTTCCCCATCCGACTACAAAAAGAGCCTGCTGAATTAG
- a CDS encoding DUF2652 domain-containing protein codes for MKETNEGTVFIVDISGYSRFIKEIDHFNGMAIITRLFNGIIEENHLGFKISEIEGDAILFYRFGKPVSVPRILLQFKSMLLRFQKELQKQVREFSILASLSLKAIVHYGDLEEFAVNRFYKLYGNTLVDAHRLLKNSVPLDTYVLITKEYLNKTHEDPDGVPSCGFSQCEIYDVGNLCYTYYPFESRSRSKQAMSIG; via the coding sequence ATGAAAGAGACAAATGAAGGTACTGTTTTTATAGTAGACATCAGTGGATATTCCAGGTTCATCAAGGAAATTGACCACTTTAATGGCATGGCGATCATCACCCGCCTTTTCAATGGCATTATTGAAGAAAACCACCTGGGATTTAAAATATCTGAAATCGAGGGAGATGCCATCTTATTCTACCGGTTCGGCAAACCCGTATCGGTACCGCGCATCTTACTGCAGTTTAAAAGCATGCTGTTGCGCTTCCAAAAGGAATTGCAAAAGCAGGTACGGGAGTTTTCAATTCTGGCAAGCCTCAGCTTAAAGGCTATTGTCCATTACGGCGATCTGGAAGAGTTTGCCGTGAACCGCTTTTATAAACTGTATGGTAACACGCTGGTCGATGCACACCGGTTACTCAAAAATAGCGTCCCATTGGATACCTACGTGCTTATAACAAAAGAGTACCTTAATAAAACCCATGAAGACCCTGATGGGGTTCCTTCGTGCGGGTTTAGCCAGTGTGAAATCTACGATGTAGGTAACTTGTGCTATACCTATTATCCCTTCGAGAGCCGCTCCCGTTCAAAACAGGCAATGAGCATAGGCTAA
- a CDS encoding alpha/beta fold hydrolase has protein sequence MISKVKKIIAAVCSLWILAGMTVFTSCSDDDRHGTVKKSPVVLVHGAWQGDYAWEEVRNGLVGRGYDVTVVALAGHGADNTPVSGLTFSGYVSQVKLAVTAFDEPVILVGHSLGGALITQAAAEIPGKIKKLVYVAGFIPASGKSVLDYSMLDPASLLGPVLEFNAEGSLAGLVNPEINFPNVFCQDGTPQQKQFLLEHYKPEAVAPLATPLSYQASDYQSAGSKYYIYTKIDNAISLGFQQQMAADAGITATYTIDAGHSPFISKPGELTAMLSEILINNK, from the coding sequence ATGATTAGTAAAGTAAAAAAAATAATTGCGGCTGTATGCAGCCTTTGGATTCTGGCAGGCATGACGGTATTTACATCATGTTCGGACGATGACCGCCACGGCACCGTAAAAAAATCACCCGTCGTGCTTGTCCATGGCGCCTGGCAGGGTGACTACGCCTGGGAAGAAGTAAGGAACGGCCTGGTTGGGCGTGGGTATGACGTTACCGTAGTAGCACTGGCGGGGCACGGTGCCGATAACACACCGGTAAGTGGGTTAACATTTTCAGGTTACGTTAGCCAGGTAAAGCTGGCCGTTACCGCTTTTGATGAGCCGGTAATACTGGTAGGGCACAGCCTTGGCGGGGCATTGATCACACAAGCCGCTGCCGAAATTCCCGGCAAAATCAAAAAGCTGGTATATGTTGCAGGTTTCATACCCGCGAGCGGAAAAAGCGTACTGGATTATTCCATGTTGGATCCTGCTTCCCTGTTGGGCCCTGTACTTGAATTTAATGCGGAGGGCAGCCTGGCAGGGCTGGTAAATCCCGAAATTAATTTTCCTAATGTCTTTTGCCAGGATGGTACGCCCCAGCAAAAACAGTTCCTCCTGGAACACTATAAGCCGGAAGCTGTCGCACCCCTGGCCACACCACTTTCCTACCAGGCAAGCGATTACCAATCGGCAGGAAGCAAATATTATATCTACACGAAAATTGATAATGCTATCAGCCTTGGATTCCAGCAGCAGATGGCAGCAGATGCGGGCATTACCGCTACCTACACCATCGATGCGGGCCATAGCCCCTTTATCTCTAAGCCCGGTGAGCTTACTGCCATGCTGAGTGAAATTTTAATAAACAATAAATAA
- a CDS encoding peroxiredoxin, with product MEVGERIPEFTLTDQNGDNFNVRDYLGRKLVIYFYPKDESGVCTREACAFRDSYTAFEAKGTTVIGINSGSVESHKKFATNHSLNFTLLSDPGNKVLKAFGIKSVLFLTGRETFVVDGSGRVTYKYRGFLNGTAHVQKTLEYLQH from the coding sequence ATGGAGGTAGGTGAAAGAATACCCGAATTTACACTGACGGACCAAAATGGCGATAACTTTAACGTTCGTGATTATCTGGGCAGGAAACTAGTAATCTACTTTTATCCAAAAGATGAAAGCGGCGTGTGTACCAGGGAGGCCTGTGCGTTTCGCGACAGCTATACGGCCTTTGAGGCAAAAGGCACCACGGTGATCGGCATCAATTCCGGGAGCGTCGAAAGCCATAAAAAATTCGCAACGAACCACAGCCTGAATTTCACGTTGCTCAGCGACCCGGGGAATAAGGTACTAAAGGCGTTTGGCATTAAGAGCGTACTGTTCTTAACTGGTAGGGAAACTTTCGTTGTCGACGGGAGTGGTAGGGTGACCTATAAGTATCGGGGCTTTCTAAACGGTACGGCACATGTGCAAAAAACACTGGAATATTTACAACACTAA
- a CDS encoding Crp/Fnr family transcriptional regulator, which produces MEDLHYLSGILLPFAGLTENDISVSLRFWHRRNIAKGNFYNRQNVVCKDLGIVTKGIFRVYFFDPATGEQKNVFFFSEGQFIVSFRSFIFQYPCNYFIEALEDAEILYVPYQDLHYLYSEHRPWERFGRLLAEHFFNASQGRTENLLFLNHEQRYLGLLKEHPNIIQRVTSQHIASYLGIKNQSLSRIKNRIASGNANHRNK; this is translated from the coding sequence ATGGAGGATCTTCATTATTTAAGTGGAATCTTACTGCCATTTGCAGGGCTAACGGAAAATGATATTTCCGTTAGCCTTCGCTTTTGGCACAGGCGCAACATCGCAAAAGGGAATTTTTACAACCGGCAGAATGTAGTCTGCAAGGACCTTGGCATTGTAACGAAGGGCATTTTCCGCGTGTATTTTTTTGATCCCGCAACAGGTGAGCAAAAGAATGTCTTTTTCTTTTCTGAGGGCCAATTCATTGTATCTTTCCGTAGTTTTATTTTCCAGTACCCGTGCAATTACTTTATCGAGGCACTCGAAGATGCCGAAATTCTTTACGTCCCCTATCAGGACCTCCACTATTTATACAGTGAGCACAGGCCTTGGGAACGCTTTGGAAGGCTGCTGGCAGAACACTTTTTTAATGCCTCACAAGGGCGGACGGAAAATTTGCTTTTCCTTAACCATGAGCAACGCTACCTCGGTCTTTTAAAGGAACATCCTAATATTATACAGCGGGTTACCTCACAGCATATTGCCTCGTATCTCGGCATAAAGAACCAGTCCCTAAGCAGGATTAAAAACCGTATTGCCTCAGGCAATGCCAACCATAGAAATAAATAA
- a CDS encoding nuclear transport factor 2 family protein has protein sequence MDIKKFIEEWIIASNSFNTEKYLDFYNDHAVLDDPSVGRKYKGKEGIREYFESYFIGYNTHTTIMELEIKDTDRAHLRVEFTGDFPEGTIGGTFDFKFKNHKIESLGADLI, from the coding sequence ATGGATATAAAAAAATTTATTGAAGAGTGGATTATCGCAAGCAATAGCTTTAACACAGAAAAGTACCTGGACTTTTATAACGATCATGCCGTCCTGGACGACCCCTCCGTAGGTCGCAAATATAAGGGCAAAGAGGGTATCCGGGAGTATTTTGAGAGCTACTTTATAGGGTATAACACGCATACAACCATCATGGAGCTAGAAATTAAGGATACTGATCGTGCCCATTTGCGGGTGGAGTTTACGGGCGACTTTCCTGAAGGCACGATTGGCGGCACTTTCGACTTTAAATTTAAGAACCATAAAATAGAATCCCTTGGTGCTGATTTAATTTAA